A window from Photobacterium atrarenae encodes these proteins:
- a CDS encoding aspartate aminotransferase family protein, with protein sequence MNGTLTSDKLSAYWMPFTANREFKKSPRIITSASGCYFKDDKGRDIYDSLSGLWTCGLGHNNKYINKAITKQLNTLDYAPSFQFSHSYAFDLAERIASLMPHRLDKVFFTNDGSESVDTALKMARAYWRKKGMASKTKYIGRIKGYHGVNFGGVSVGGIVGNRSLYGQGIDSDHLSHTLLKGNEFQKGLPLEGAYLAEELNDLIALHDASNIAAVIIEPVAGSAGVLPPPVGYLEKVREICTKNNILLIFDEVICAFGRMGSYSAAEKFDVTPDIMTTAKQLTNGIIPMGAVISQSEIYDTFMENSGDEGVIEFPHGYTYSASPVACAAAMATLDEIERQGIMERVNNLSPLFEESVHSLKGLPFVNDIRNYGLAAGITLEHKDNTPMKRPYDIAMSMWEKGFYVRFGGDTVQLGVPFITTPKEVDLLVNALGESIENS encoded by the coding sequence ATGAACGGAACACTAACCTCAGATAAGCTCAGCGCTTATTGGATGCCATTTACTGCTAATCGGGAATTCAAAAAAAGCCCACGTATCATTACTTCCGCCTCTGGGTGTTATTTCAAAGATGATAAGGGTAGAGATATTTATGATTCTTTATCTGGTCTTTGGACCTGTGGTTTAGGTCATAATAATAAGTATATTAACAAGGCTATTACAAAACAACTTAATACCTTGGATTATGCACCTTCATTCCAGTTCAGTCACAGCTACGCGTTCGATCTAGCAGAGAGAATCGCTAGTCTAATGCCTCATAGACTAGACAAAGTCTTCTTTACCAATGACGGTTCTGAGTCTGTAGATACTGCGCTGAAAATGGCTCGTGCTTACTGGCGTAAGAAGGGGATGGCGAGTAAAACAAAATATATTGGCCGTATCAAAGGATACCACGGTGTCAACTTTGGCGGCGTCAGTGTCGGCGGTATCGTTGGTAACCGCTCTCTATATGGCCAAGGTATCGATTCCGATCATTTATCCCACACTCTCCTCAAAGGTAACGAATTCCAAAAAGGGTTACCTCTCGAAGGTGCCTACTTAGCGGAGGAGTTAAACGATCTGATAGCTCTTCACGATGCGTCAAATATTGCAGCGGTCATCATTGAGCCTGTTGCGGGCTCGGCAGGCGTTCTTCCACCTCCTGTCGGTTACCTGGAGAAAGTGAGAGAAATTTGTACTAAGAACAATATTCTTCTTATTTTTGATGAGGTTATTTGTGCATTTGGTCGTATGGGCTCGTACAGCGCCGCTGAGAAATTTGATGTTACACCGGATATTATGACGACGGCCAAACAGCTTACCAACGGCATCATTCCTATGGGTGCGGTGATCAGCCAGTCTGAAATTTACGACACGTTTATGGAAAACAGTGGTGATGAAGGTGTGATCGAGTTTCCACATGGCTATACATACTCAGCGTCACCTGTCGCTTGTGCTGCAGCAATGGCAACACTCGATGAGATCGAACGCCAAGGCATCATGGAGCGTGTGAATAATTTATCTCCGCTATTCGAAGAGTCCGTCCATTCGCTAAAAGGCTTGCCTTTTGTAAACGATATTCGTAATTACGGTCTGGCTGCAGGGATTACTTTAGAGCACAAAGACAACACTCCTATGAAGCGCCCTTATGACATAGCGATGAGCATGTGGGAGAAAGGTTTTTATGTTCGTTTTGGCGGCGATACCGTTCAGCTTGGGGTTCCATTTATCACCACACCAAAAGAAGTGGATCTCTTAGTGAACGCACTTGGCGAAAGTATTGAAAATAGTTAA